The genome window TCACGTTCATGCCGGACAGGTTGAACGCTAAGGAGTGAGGGCTTATGTACATTCATCTGGGCGGTGAGAAGATCATCCGTTCTTCCGAATTGGTCGCTATTTTTGATATATCAATTGAAAAATCCTCAAAGATCTCCAAGCAATATGTCACGCATGCCGAGCAGGAAAAAACCGTGGAACACATCGGTGAGGAGGAAGCCAAGTCCATTGTGGTGACCAAAAACATTGTGTACTACTCGCCAATTTCCTCAGCCACGCTGAAAAAGAGGGCTCACATTTTTCCTGATCTCTAGTAGTTCATTGGCATAAAGGTGTGTATTTTGCTGCTTGTCTTTATGTGGACAACTGGCGCTGAAATGAAGGACGTTGCCTATTTCAGCAAACATTATTAGTTAACGCATATTTACGATATTGAATCTATAGAAGTAGGTGAAAGCATGTCTATGAATCAACCGTCATATGGTGCAGATGAAATTCAGGTTCTTGAAGGACTGGAAGCCGTACGGAAACGTCCGGGGATGTATATCGGTTCCACCAGTTCCAAAGGTCTGCATCATCTGGTCTGGGAAGTAGTGGACAACAGTATCGATGAAGCGCTCGCAGGTTACTGTGACCATATCGAGGTTACTATCCATGAAGACAACAGTGTCACTGTTGTCGATAACGGACGTGGGATTCCTGTCGGTGAACATGCCAAAATGAAACGTCCTGCGCTTGAGGTCGTTATGACCGTCCTCCATGCAGGAGGTAAATTTGGTGGCGGCGGGTACAAAGTATCCGGTGGTTTGCACGGTGTAGGTGTATCCGTAGTTAATGCACTATCCGAAAAAGTTGTTGTCACAGTTAAGGTTGACGGGCATGTCTATCAACAGGAATACCGTCGTGGAGCTCCACAATATGACCTGAAAGTAATTGGAACAACGGAAGAAACGGGAACAACGGTTAGGTTCCACCCAGACCCTGAAATTTTCACGGAAACGAGAGTTTATGATTATGACATCTTGCTTGCCCGTATTCGTGAGCTGGCATTCCTGAACAAGGGAATTGGTCTTACACTGACGGATGAGCGTACAGGTGCAACCAACTCGTTTCTGTACGAAGGCGGCATTATCGAATACGTCTCCTTCCTCAACCAGAAGCGAGAAGTACTGCATGAAACTCCAATCTACGTTGAAGGTTCCAGAGATAATATCCAGGTGGAAGTTGCCCTGCAATACAATGACAACTACACCGAGAATATCTATTCCTTCGCCAACAATATCAACACGCATGAGGGCGGAACCCATGAATCAG of Paenibacillus sp. FSL R5-0517 contains these proteins:
- a CDS encoding extracellular matrix/biofilm biosynthesis regulator RemA family protein, which gives rise to MYIHLGGEKIIRSSELVAIFDISIEKSSKISKQYVTHAEQEKTVEHIGEEEAKSIVVTKNIVYYSPISSATLKKRAHIFPDL